The following proteins come from a genomic window of Bartonella apihabitans:
- a CDS encoding VOC family protein, translating into MMFIDHIDHIVMTCFDLEATKRFYTEILELKLEVFGENRFALRFGNQKINLHQYGKEYEPKAHLPVPGSLDLCFISKLPLDEVITHLKKNNCPIVEGPVERTGANGKIRSVYIRDPDLNLIEISEYLK; encoded by the coding sequence ATTATGTTCATAGATCACATTGATCATATCGTGATGACTTGTTTCGATCTCGAAGCGACCAAGCGTTTTTACACTGAAATTTTGGAGCTCAAGCTCGAAGTTTTCGGAGAAAATCGTTTTGCACTCCGCTTCGGCAATCAGAAGATCAATCTCCATCAATATGGCAAAGAATATGAGCCTAAAGCCCACCTGCCCGTTCCAGGTAGTTTGGACCTCTGCTTCATATCAAAACTTCCTCTTGATGAAGTCATTACCCACCTGAAAAAGAACAACTGCCCTATTGTTGAAGGTCCTGTCGAACGTACCGGAGCAAATGGGAAAATCCGTTCCGTTTACATACGTGACCCCGATTTGAATCTGATTGAGATTTCCGAATATCTGAAATGA
- a CDS encoding MFS transporter: MNVIKDETEVETKKRNRKVATATIVGSMLEWYDFYLYATMASIVFGRVFFDSSDTQSATLKAFATFAIGFLARPIGGMFFGYFGDRYGRKKMLFVTFCMMGTCTALIGLIPSYEKLGIWSAVLLVAIRIIQGLGAGAELAGAAVTSYEHASQTRRGRQGAWPALGLNLGLLLSSGIIYILTIHGDNFLISGGWRIPFLLSIALVFVGLWVRSQLPETPEFVDMKNEHTQHNTPLKDVFKYSFKGLLVVFFVAIGYNALSYIFKTFSLAYLVEYQHVSAKTTSLSITIASFIAIFSVPAFGWLCDRWSSKAVLATGGILSIAFAYPFMILLESGNHLMIYFALAIATGILAPMMFAPQGSFLSRQFPVETRSTGVGTGRELGTAIAGGLAPMSALGLVAASPTHSTSAVSLILICSAIIVVVSVLCDQGKRYTKFKN, translated from the coding sequence ATGAACGTAATAAAAGATGAAACGGAAGTTGAAACAAAAAAGCGCAACAGAAAAGTTGCGACAGCTACGATCGTCGGGTCGATGTTGGAATGGTATGATTTCTATCTTTATGCAACCATGGCATCAATCGTATTCGGCCGTGTATTTTTCGACAGTTCCGATACACAATCAGCCACTTTGAAAGCGTTTGCCACTTTTGCAATCGGTTTTCTTGCGCGTCCAATCGGCGGTATGTTCTTTGGATATTTCGGAGATCGTTACGGTCGCAAAAAAATGTTATTTGTAACATTTTGTATGATGGGTACATGCACTGCCCTGATAGGTCTCATCCCGTCTTATGAAAAGTTGGGCATTTGGAGTGCGGTTCTGCTTGTCGCAATAAGAATTATTCAAGGACTTGGAGCCGGTGCAGAATTGGCAGGTGCGGCGGTAACCTCATATGAACACGCCTCGCAAACCAGACGCGGAAGGCAAGGTGCCTGGCCAGCTCTGGGATTAAATCTCGGGCTCCTACTATCTTCGGGAATTATCTATATACTCACCATTCATGGCGATAATTTTTTAATCTCAGGCGGATGGAGAATACCTTTTCTGTTGTCGATTGCACTTGTTTTTGTCGGCTTATGGGTTCGCAGTCAATTACCTGAAACACCCGAATTCGTTGATATGAAAAATGAACACACTCAACATAACACGCCTTTGAAAGATGTATTTAAATACAGTTTCAAAGGTCTGTTGGTCGTCTTTTTCGTTGCTATCGGATATAACGCCTTAAGTTATATTTTTAAAACTTTTTCACTCGCTTATCTTGTCGAGTATCAGCATGTAAGTGCGAAAACCACATCACTTTCGATAACAATTGCGAGCTTCATAGCTATTTTTTCTGTCCCGGCATTCGGCTGGTTATGCGACCGTTGGAGTAGCAAAGCCGTTTTAGCTACCGGTGGTATCCTTTCTATTGCCTTTGCTTACCCCTTTATGATATTGCTCGAAAGCGGTAATCACCTTATGATCTACTTTGCTCTTGCCATCGCCACAGGTATCCTGGCGCCGATGATGTTTGCGCCACAAGGGTCATTTTTAAGCCGTCAATTTCCTGTCGAAACCAGATCCACAGGCGTTGGAACCGGTCGTGAGCTTGGAACAGCAATTGCCGGCGGTTTGGCTCCAATGAGTGCCTTAGGGCTTGTCGCAGCGTCGCCGACCCATTCTACATCCGCTGTTTCCTTAATTTTAATCTGCTCGGCGATCATTGTCGTCGTCTCCGTTCTTTGCGACCAAGGGAAACGATATACCAAGTTCAAGAACTAG
- the lhgO gene encoding L-2-hydroxyglutarate oxidase: MAFYDFCVVGAGIVGLSTAMQLLQKYPQKKLVVIEKEGGPAFHQTGHNSGVIHAGVYYAPGSLKARFCKEGLAATIAFCKSHNVRFEQCGKLIVATNPIELERLDALEQRATKNGLNLERVDKGWIKENEPSISGLSGLLVKDTGIVDYPGMCKAMANEIIRLGGEIRYNTACFAIEEKADCVVVGNSAGTIEARYLIVCGGLQADRLAKMAGLKIDFQIIPFRGDYFRLSSRLKNLPKHLIYPVPDPDLPFLGVHLTRMINGATTVGPNACLALAREKYSRFAFNLKDALSMVSFSGLWHVLWNNRKSAFSELESSFMPRQYLKLCQKYCPELKIEDLQPYPSGIRAQAVLANGDMVHDFLIKQTARMIHICNAPSPAATASLPIGRHIVSLVEKMDV, from the coding sequence GTGGCATTTTATGATTTTTGCGTTGTTGGTGCCGGAATTGTCGGTTTGTCAACCGCTATGCAGCTATTGCAAAAATATCCGCAGAAGAAGCTCGTCGTTATTGAGAAGGAAGGTGGGCCGGCATTTCATCAAACCGGGCATAATAGCGGGGTTATTCATGCAGGAGTATATTACGCCCCTGGCAGTTTAAAAGCGCGATTTTGCAAAGAAGGATTGGCAGCGACTATCGCCTTTTGTAAGTCTCATAATGTCCGCTTTGAACAATGCGGTAAATTGATTGTTGCTACCAACCCGATAGAACTCGAACGGCTTGATGCGCTTGAACAAAGGGCAACCAAAAATGGTTTAAATCTCGAAAGAGTTGACAAGGGATGGATAAAGGAAAACGAACCGTCTATTTCGGGTTTAAGCGGTTTGCTCGTTAAAGATACCGGTATTGTCGATTATCCAGGTATGTGCAAAGCAATGGCAAATGAAATTATCCGTTTAGGAGGGGAAATTCGCTACAATACGGCATGTTTTGCTATAGAAGAAAAAGCGGATTGCGTTGTTGTAGGCAATTCGGCCGGAACTATAGAAGCGAGATATCTCATTGTCTGTGGTGGACTACAGGCGGATCGACTCGCCAAAATGGCAGGTTTGAAGATAGATTTCCAGATTATCCCTTTTCGTGGAGATTATTTTCGTCTGTCATCACGTTTGAAGAATTTGCCCAAACATCTCATTTATCCGGTACCAGATCCCGACCTTCCATTTTTGGGAGTTCATCTAACAAGAATGATTAATGGAGCCACCACTGTCGGGCCCAATGCATGTTTGGCACTGGCGCGTGAAAAATATTCCCGCTTTGCTTTCAATCTTAAAGATGCCTTATCCATGGTGTCTTTTTCCGGTCTCTGGCACGTATTGTGGAACAATAGAAAGTCGGCTTTTTCCGAGCTGGAAAGCAGCTTTATGCCGAGACAATATCTCAAATTATGCCAAAAGTACTGTCCTGAACTGAAAATTGAGGATTTGCAGCCCTATCCTTCAGGCATAAGGGCTCAAGCAGTTTTAGCCAATGGGGATATGGTTCATGACTTTTTAATAAAACAGACTGCACGTATGATACATATATGTAACGCGCCTTCACCGGCAGCTACTGCATCATTACCGATCGGTCGTCACATTGTTTCGCTCGTTGAAAAAATGGATGTCTAA
- a CDS encoding FadR/GntR family transcriptional regulator, whose protein sequence is MTATLQVLAGKTKEEFLVMDKNNLDAATINGNLNDTTNYPPVRRRATLADQIVEVLRSRITSGNLAVGDQLPTEQQLSDGFQVSRAVVREAIARLKQTGLIRTQQGRGAFVIKPSDPADFLKLDFHSGVKPFHVMELRRVIEVTAARFAAQRRTDDDIAHLNHEIAILENAGDDLARRVEADMKFHQAIAVASGNPLFVLVLEKLHETMTDFLKLAHGNTSKVAGAFQAAEKEHRAVVEAILNGDKDKAGNAMLQHLERSAIRLSIFK, encoded by the coding sequence GTGACGGCTACGTTGCAAGTTCTGGCGGGTAAAACAAAAGAAGAGTTTCTGGTGATGGATAAAAATAACTTAGATGCCGCTACAATAAACGGCAATTTAAACGATACGACAAACTATCCACCAGTAAGAAGAAGAGCGACATTGGCCGATCAGATCGTTGAGGTGTTGCGGTCTCGAATTACGTCCGGAAACTTGGCTGTTGGAGATCAACTGCCGACCGAACAACAACTTTCGGATGGTTTTCAGGTTAGCCGGGCAGTGGTGCGCGAGGCTATTGCACGTTTGAAACAAACTGGACTGATAAGAACACAGCAGGGCCGCGGGGCTTTTGTGATCAAGCCGAGTGATCCGGCAGATTTTTTAAAACTTGATTTTCATTCCGGTGTTAAGCCTTTTCATGTAATGGAGCTAAGGCGTGTCATCGAAGTTACTGCGGCCAGATTTGCTGCACAAAGACGGACGGATGATGATATTGCCCATCTTAATCACGAGATAGCAATTTTGGAAAATGCAGGGGACGATCTTGCCAGACGTGTTGAAGCTGATATGAAGTTTCACCAAGCTATTGCAGTAGCAAGTGGAAATCCGCTTTTTGTGCTGGTTTTAGAGAAATTGCATGAAACAATGACAGATTTTTTGAAGCTTGCTCATGGCAATACAAGCAAGGTGGCGGGAGCGTTTCAAGCTGCTGAAAAGGAACATCGGGCAGTTGTAGAGGCAATATTGAACGGCGATAAAGATAAAGCGGGAAACGCCATGCTACAACATTTGGAGCGGTCGGCTATCAGACTTTCAATTTTTAAATAA
- a CDS encoding MerR family DNA-binding transcriptional regulator, with product MHEYYSIGELTREFGVTTRTLRYYEDQGLIVPMRRGRTRLYTELDRHRLQQILRAKRLNFTLAEIASLLTVTGTPLDDTVKVENVLQEIKEKREDLKQMRRDIDESLHELERIEEICFERLAEREVNG from the coding sequence ATGCATGAATATTATTCAATAGGTGAACTTACACGGGAATTTGGCGTAACAACGCGGACATTGCGTTATTATGAAGATCAGGGGCTTATTGTCCCGATGCGCCGTGGCAGGACACGTCTCTATACCGAGCTTGATCGGCATCGGTTGCAACAGATATTAAGAGCCAAACGACTGAATTTCACTTTGGCAGAAATTGCCTCTTTGTTGACCGTTACCGGTACGCCGCTTGATGATACGGTGAAAGTCGAGAACGTATTGCAGGAAATAAAAGAAAAACGCGAAGATCTCAAACAGATGCGCCGCGATATAGACGAATCATTGCACGAGCTTGAACGCATAGAAGAAATATGTTTCGAGCGTTTGGCCGAACGGGAAGTCAATGGTTAA
- a CDS encoding DUF1624 domain-containing protein, whose translation MNQPETIKIRLQKVDLFRGLALIGMVVYHFSWDLSYFSYIDPQVPAEGSLRVLARIVAFCFLFISGFSLYLAQGKQFRLFPYFRRLSIIVLAALVVSVVTYFIMPQGFIYFGILHEIAVATVIGLLFLHTPLVLNFLAIFIFVLLPFILKSDFFNAPFLLWIGFSSYPLPSFDYVPVFPWFGSALLGLTTARICDKFHLFIYLQNGIRPQWLNKSLQLIGRHSLIFYLVHQPVLLALLYCISAVFPPSPDALRKPLENSCINECRESEADSHLCTAFCSCVFDQIDQQQMMSEFSRGEVSQTDERLQKSINACWGQTVLKQQ comes from the coding sequence ATGAACCAGCCTGAAACGATTAAAATACGATTACAAAAGGTTGATCTCTTTCGCGGGCTCGCACTGATTGGCATGGTGGTTTATCATTTCAGTTGGGATTTGAGCTATTTTTCCTATATAGACCCTCAGGTTCCTGCTGAAGGCAGTTTGCGCGTTCTGGCGCGCATTGTCGCGTTTTGCTTCCTGTTTATTTCCGGTTTCAGTCTCTATCTTGCACAGGGAAAACAGTTCCGCTTGTTCCCCTATTTCCGACGCTTGTCGATCATCGTACTGGCTGCTTTAGTTGTCTCTGTTGTTACCTATTTCATCATGCCGCAAGGCTTCATCTATTTCGGAATATTGCATGAAATAGCTGTGGCGACTGTCATCGGATTGCTCTTCTTGCATACGCCGCTTGTGTTGAATTTTTTGGCTATTTTTATTTTTGTTCTGTTGCCATTCATACTGAAATCGGATTTTTTCAACGCACCTTTTCTGTTATGGATCGGATTTTCGAGCTATCCCCTCCCCTCATTTGATTATGTTCCGGTTTTCCCGTGGTTTGGCTCAGCTCTTTTAGGGCTTACAACAGCCCGCATCTGCGACAAGTTTCATCTATTTATATATTTGCAAAACGGAATCCGCCCACAATGGCTCAATAAATCCTTGCAGCTCATCGGGCGCCACAGCCTCATATTTTATCTCGTTCACCAACCTGTCCTGTTAGCGCTCCTTTATTGTATCTCTGCTGTTTTTCCCCCCTCTCCGGATGCATTGCGTAAACCCTTGGAAAACTCCTGTATAAACGAGTGTCGTGAGAGTGAAGCCGATAGTCATTTATGTACTGCTTTTTGCAGTTGCGTATTTGACCAAATAGATCAGCAACAAATGATGAGCGAATTTTCTAGAGGAGAGGTCAGCCAGACCGATGAAAGGTTACAAAAATCCATCAATGCTTGCTGGGGGCAAACTGTTCTGAAGCAACAATAG
- a CDS encoding nitroreductase — translation MTRIEKFCDVVKSRKSIRAYLDKDVDRKMVEDILRLSSRAPSGANIQAWQVIVLHNGALKKLGQKLFDMSVAGIKEECEYQFYPRSWREPYLARRRKVGWDLYRSLGIARSERSKIVHQQAKNFMFFGAPVGLIFTMDRDMEFGSWLDLGCFIQTIALVARSYGLDSCIQAAFSEYHKTISEELQIPPERQVICGLALGYRDENAPENNFPTERVPLEDFVRFVD, via the coding sequence ATGACCAGAATTGAAAAATTTTGCGACGTTGTAAAAAGTAGAAAGTCTATCAGGGCTTATCTGGATAAAGACGTTGACCGTAAGATGGTGGAAGATATTTTGCGCTTATCGTCGCGAGCACCTTCGGGAGCCAATATTCAAGCTTGGCAAGTTATCGTTCTTCATAACGGTGCATTGAAAAAGTTGGGACAAAAACTTTTTGACATGTCGGTCGCAGGTATAAAAGAAGAATGTGAATATCAATTTTATCCCCGTTCGTGGCGTGAGCCTTATCTCGCGCGACGGCGTAAAGTCGGCTGGGACCTTTATCGGTCACTGGGTATCGCGCGTTCAGAGCGGAGCAAGATAGTACACCAGCAAGCGAAAAATTTTATGTTTTTTGGTGCTCCTGTGGGACTTATTTTTACAATGGACAGGGATATGGAGTTTGGCAGTTGGCTCGATCTTGGCTGTTTTATTCAGACAATCGCACTTGTAGCGAGAAGTTATGGTCTTGATAGCTGTATTCAGGCGGCTTTTTCAGAATATCATAAAACGATCTCTGAAGAGCTTCAAATACCCCCCGAACGGCAAGTTATTTGCGGACTTGCCCTAGGCTATCGCGATGAAAACGCACCTGAAAACAATTTTCCGACCGAACGTGTCCCGTTGGAGGATTTTGTTCGCTTTGTCGATTGA
- a CDS encoding DUF1489 family protein: MTLHMVKLCVGCSSPEELAQWIDYRLEQLKAAGEKPEQYHITRMVPKRIAELLDGGSLYWVMKGNIQCRQKFLDIRPFTDGEGIHRCKLVLEPKIIPTVWQPRRAFQGWRYLDGSEAPEDDNTSEKARLPAALKQELADLGLL, from the coding sequence ATGACACTTCACATGGTAAAATTATGCGTTGGCTGTTCTTCACCAGAGGAGCTTGCCCAATGGATTGATTATCGTTTGGAACAATTGAAAGCTGCGGGCGAAAAACCGGAGCAATATCACATCACCCGTATGGTGCCAAAAAGAATTGCCGAACTTCTGGACGGTGGCTCGCTCTACTGGGTGATGAAAGGCAATATACAATGCCGACAAAAATTTCTGGATATTCGCCCCTTTACCGATGGAGAAGGTATCCATCGTTGCAAGCTTGTTCTCGAACCAAAAATTATACCGACAGTCTGGCAGCCGAGACGTGCTTTTCAAGGGTGGCGCTATCTTGATGGAAGTGAAGCGCCAGAGGATGATAACACCAGTGAGAAAGCCCGCCTGCCGGCTGCTTTAAAGCAGGAACTGGCCGATCTCGGTTTGCTTTAG
- a CDS encoding D-alanyl-D-alanine carboxypeptidase, with protein sequence MQKAYQKVARFIKKAAIATLIFSVSMTYAQAAPQSAYADKYAAIVVDANTGRTLYEVNGNARRYPASLTKMMTLYLLFEAMQSGRVTPNTPIPVSAYAASRPPTKIGFRTGQTIPAELAAKALITKSANDVATAIGEYLGGSEQRFAQIMTAKARRLGMMNTNFANASGLPDVQNYSTARDLAILSLALREHFPKQYDWFKTTSFQFRGQTINGHNRLVRDMKGVDGIKTGYTRMSGSNLATSMRMDGRSIVAVVMGGKSSALRDAHMAELLRRYLPEASRAKTRAPLIAATQYDLPEPHKAPVPAAKADIAVAKADTTASTPKPDVVTTASNPQIAKTPDNKSDVLTALANTTAKTAPAVKELDQAIVSKQKNDANEKTAIDPVITASAPTNGRSDQTGWAIQIGSLPNQQQATEMLSNASDAARSALANATPYTQIFEKDGQRYYRARFVGFNTKKAAWDACSLLKKANFNCYAITM encoded by the coding sequence GTGCAAAAAGCCTACCAGAAAGTAGCTCGCTTCATAAAGAAAGCCGCCATTGCAACTCTCATATTTTCAGTGTCTATGACCTATGCACAAGCTGCTCCCCAAAGCGCTTATGCCGATAAATATGCCGCCATAGTTGTCGATGCCAATACCGGACGAACCTTATACGAAGTTAACGGAAATGCGCGTCGCTATCCGGCATCTCTCACAAAAATGATGACGCTTTATCTGTTGTTCGAGGCAATGCAATCGGGCCGCGTAACACCAAACACCCCTATTCCGGTTTCCGCCTATGCAGCTTCCCGCCCACCCACAAAAATCGGTTTCAGAACCGGCCAAACGATTCCGGCAGAGCTTGCAGCCAAGGCATTGATCACGAAATCTGCCAATGATGTTGCAACTGCAATCGGTGAATATCTTGGCGGCTCGGAACAGCGCTTTGCCCAGATCATGACGGCAAAAGCACGTCGTTTGGGCATGATGAATACCAATTTTGCCAATGCATCAGGTTTACCTGACGTACAGAACTATTCGACGGCACGCGATCTTGCCATTTTATCTTTGGCGCTCCGCGAACATTTTCCGAAGCAATATGACTGGTTCAAAACCACAAGTTTCCAGTTCCGCGGCCAAACCATTAACGGACACAACCGTTTGGTGCGGGATATGAAAGGCGTCGACGGCATTAAAACCGGCTACACCCGCATGTCCGGCTCAAATCTAGCTACATCTATGCGTATGGACGGACGCTCAATTGTTGCCGTTGTCATGGGTGGCAAATCATCGGCTTTGCGTGACGCGCACATGGCCGAGCTCTTGCGCCGTTATCTGCCGGAAGCAAGTCGGGCCAAGACACGCGCCCCTCTTATCGCTGCAACACAATATGACTTGCCGGAGCCTCACAAAGCACCCGTTCCGGCTGCCAAAGCCGATATAGCCGTGGCCAAAGCCGATACAACTGCTTCGACGCCGAAGCCCGATGTAGTAACGACTGCTTCAAATCCACAGATTGCCAAGACGCCGGATAATAAATCCGACGTTTTGACAGCGCTTGCCAACACAACGGCAAAAACCGCTCCGGCTGTAAAAGAGCTTGATCAGGCAATCGTTTCCAAACAGAAAAACGATGCCAATGAAAAAACAGCTATCGACCCCGTAATCACCGCATCTGCGCCAACCAACGGGCGTTCCGACCAGACAGGCTGGGCTATACAGATCGGTTCTTTGCCAAATCAACAACAGGCAACGGAAATGCTGTCGAATGCATCGGATGCTGCCCGCTCGGCTTTGGCAAATGCTACGCCCTATACCCAGATTTTTGAAAAAGACGGCCAGCGCTACTATCGCGCCCGTTTTGTCGGTTTCAACACAAAAAAAGCGGCATGGGACGCCTGTTCGCTTCTAAAGAAAGCAAATTTTAACTGCTATGCGATAACAATGTAA
- the clpS gene encoding ATP-dependent Clp protease adapter ClpS, producing MHGRERTITLVELSLQKLAGQNGGKEKRDTGSFETGVATKSLPKVKKPDFYRVLLLNDDYTPMDFVVFVLQKFFRKNREDATRIMLNVHHTGVGECGVYSYEVAETKVAQVMDCARENQHPLQCVMERK from the coding sequence ATGCATGGGCGAGAAAGAACAATAACCTTGGTAGAATTAAGTTTGCAAAAATTAGCCGGACAGAATGGCGGGAAGGAAAAGAGAGACACAGGTAGTTTTGAAACCGGTGTCGCAACGAAATCCCTTCCGAAAGTGAAAAAACCGGATTTTTATCGTGTTCTCCTCTTGAATGATGATTACACACCTATGGATTTTGTTGTGTTTGTTTTACAAAAGTTTTTTCGTAAAAACCGTGAAGATGCAACGCGTATTATGTTGAATGTTCACCATACGGGTGTTGGTGAATGCGGTGTGTATTCCTATGAAGTCGCCGAAACAAAAGTTGCGCAAGTTATGGATTGTGCCCGGGAAAATCAGCATCCTTTGCAATGCGTGATGGAAAGAAAGTGA
- the clpA gene encoding ATP-dependent Clp protease ATP-binding subunit ClpA — MPSFTTSLEKTLHRALMIASDAHQEYATLEHLLLALLDDVDAKAVILACNVDIEQLRTRLTQYVQSELNSQIGDDEDTKPTNSFQRVIQRAVIHVQSAGRDIVTGANVLVAIFAERESFAAYFLQELGMTRYDAVNFISHGIASENGAASFPLDDSDDEVSASQSANKDTDALSAYCINLNERARQGKIDTLIGRDKEIARTIQILCRRSKNNPLLVGDPGVGKTAIAEGLAKRIVDGEVPDVLSDATIFSLDMGMLVAGTRYRGDFEERLKQVVKELENYKGAILFIDEIHTLIGAGATSGGSMDAANLLKPALSSGLIRCIGSTTYKEYRQIFEKDRALARRFQKIDVYEPSIDDAIEILKGLKPYFENFHQIKYTDDAMKASVELSSRYMSDRRLPDKAIDVVDETGAAQMLLPKDKRKKTIGVKEIEETVATMARIPQKNISRDDRKTLANLEKELRRVVYGQDKAIAALTSSIKLARAGLREPDKPIGSYLFSGPTGVGKTEVAKQLAASLGIELLRFDMSEYMERHTVSRLIGAPPGYVGFDQGGLLTDAVDQNPHAVLLLDEIEKAHPDLYNILLQVMDHGKLTDHNGKQIDFRNIILIMTTNAGAVDMAKSAIGFGKTEREGDDIEAINQLFPPEFRNRLDAIIPFAPLSEPVIHQVVQKFILQLEAQLADREITFELSDDATKWLANKGYDSHMGARPLSRVIQEYIKKPLAEEILFGKLRHGGTVKVMTDKSDKNKLALEIISNEAQTNKKPVRAVKASGRRVKKPTPADQ, encoded by the coding sequence ATGCCGTCTTTTACCACTAGCCTTGAAAAGACCCTTCATAGAGCACTTATGATTGCCAGTGACGCGCATCAGGAATATGCGACATTGGAACATTTGTTATTGGCGTTGCTTGATGATGTTGATGCTAAAGCCGTTATCCTTGCTTGTAACGTTGATATTGAACAATTGCGCACGCGGTTGACGCAATATGTCCAATCGGAACTCAATTCGCAGATAGGCGATGATGAAGATACCAAGCCCACCAATTCGTTCCAGCGTGTTATCCAGCGTGCGGTTATCCATGTCCAGTCGGCAGGACGGGATATTGTAACCGGAGCAAATGTTCTTGTTGCAATTTTCGCCGAACGGGAAAGTTTTGCCGCTTATTTCCTTCAGGAACTGGGAATGACACGCTATGACGCGGTCAACTTTATTTCCCATGGCATCGCCAGTGAAAATGGTGCGGCAAGCTTCCCGCTGGATGATTCTGATGACGAGGTGTCAGCTTCGCAATCGGCCAATAAGGATACCGACGCACTTTCGGCATATTGTATCAATCTTAATGAACGTGCGCGTCAGGGCAAGATTGATACATTGATAGGCAGAGATAAAGAAATTGCCAGAACAATCCAGATTTTATGCCGGAGATCGAAAAACAATCCGCTTCTCGTTGGAGATCCCGGAGTAGGTAAAACAGCCATCGCCGAGGGCTTGGCAAAACGAATTGTCGACGGCGAAGTGCCAGACGTTTTAAGCGACGCAACGATTTTTTCACTCGATATGGGAATGCTTGTTGCCGGTACCCGTTATCGTGGTGATTTTGAAGAACGCTTGAAACAGGTTGTAAAAGAGCTGGAAAATTATAAGGGAGCCATTCTCTTTATTGATGAAATTCATACTCTGATCGGGGCAGGGGCAACGTCGGGCGGCAGCATGGATGCGGCAAATCTTTTGAAACCAGCGCTTTCTTCGGGTCTTATTCGTTGCATCGGTTCGACGACCTATAAAGAATATCGTCAAATCTTCGAGAAAGATCGGGCTTTGGCGCGGCGTTTCCAAAAGATTGATGTCTATGAACCGTCCATTGATGATGCCATTGAAATTCTGAAAGGTTTGAAGCCTTATTTCGAGAACTTCCATCAGATAAAATATACCGATGACGCAATGAAGGCGTCGGTCGAACTTTCATCGCGTTACATGTCGGACAGGCGGTTACCCGATAAAGCGATAGATGTGGTCGACGAGACGGGCGCGGCACAAATGCTTTTGCCTAAAGACAAGAGAAAAAAGACAATTGGTGTGAAAGAGATTGAGGAAACGGTTGCAACAATGGCACGCATTCCTCAAAAAAACATATCACGTGATGATCGTAAAACATTGGCAAATCTTGAAAAAGAATTGCGAAGAGTGGTTTATGGGCAGGATAAAGCAATTGCTGCTTTGACTTCATCGATCAAGCTTGCCCGTGCCGGTCTGCGTGAACCGGACAAGCCTATAGGAAGCTATTTGTTTTCAGGTCCGACGGGCGTTGGTAAAACAGAGGTCGCCAAACAACTTGCAGCGTCTCTTGGTATCGAGTTGTTACGCTTTGATATGTCGGAATATATGGAACGGCATACTGTTTCCAGATTGATAGGTGCGCCACCGGGATATGTCGGCTTCGATCAGGGCGGCTTGTTGACAGATGCTGTCGACCAGAATCCACACGCCGTGCTTTTGCTTGATGAAATAGAAAAAGCGCATCCTGATCTCTATAATATTCTTCTACAGGTGATGGATCACGGTAAGCTGACCGACCACAACGGGAAGCAGATCGATTTTCGCAACATCATTCTCATAATGACGACAAATGCCGGTGCAGTGGATATGGCAAAGTCTGCTATCGGTTTTGGAAAGACCGAGCGCGAAGGTGATGACATAGAGGCAATTAACCAGTTATTTCCTCCGGAGTTCCGTAACCGGCTTGACGCGATCATTCCGTTTGCGCCCTTGTCTGAACCGGTTATTCATCAGGTCGTACAGAAGTTTATTTTGCAACTCGAAGCGCAACTTGCCGATCGGGAAATAACCTTCGAGTTGAGTGATGATGCAACCAAATGGCTTGCTAACAAAGGCTATGATTCACATATGGGGGCTCGCCCTCTATCGCGGGTTATTCAGGAATATATAAAGAAGCCGTTGGCTGAAGAAATATTGTTCGGAAAGCTCCGCCATGGCGGTACTGTTAAAGTTATGACCGACAAATCGGACAAAAACAAACTGGCCTTGGAAATTATCAGTAATGAAGCACAAACGAATAAAAAGCCGGTAAGAGCAGTCAAGGCTTCCGGAAGGCGCGTAAAAAAGCCGACGCCAGCCGATCAATAA